From the genome of Methanofollis sp. UBA420:
CGACTATATCAAGGCCCCGAAGGTGATGTGAGTGGGAAAGATCACCTTTGACGCGGACGACCGCTGGAACGCCTTCATCGCCATCTGCCGCGAGGCAGAGCACGGCGACGGCCCCCTGGCCGGCGTGCCCGTGGCGGTCAAGGACAACATCTCGACGGCCGGCATCCAGACCACCTGCGGATCGGCGATCCTGAAGGGCTATGTCCCGCCGTACGACGCGTATGTCGTCGAGCGCCTGAAGGCCGCCGGGGCCGCCATCGTCGGCAAGACCAATATGGACGAGTTCGGCATGGGCACGACGACCGAGTCGAGCGCCTTCGGGCCGACCACCAACCCGGTGGACACTGCCCGCGTCCCCGGCGGGTCCTCGGGCGGGAGCGCCGCCGCCGTCGCCGCGGGCATGGTCGATATGGCCCTCGGCACCGACACCGGCGGGTCGATCCGCTGCCCCGCCGCCTTCTGCGGCATCGTGGGGCTGAAGCCGACCTATGGCCGCACCTCGCGGTACGGCCTCATCGCCTATGCGAACTCCCTCGAAGGCATCGGCCCGATGGGGAGGACTGTGGATGACGTCTCCCGTCTCTTTGCGGCGATCGCCGGGCACGACCCCCGCGACGCCACCTCCCTGGACCGGCCGTATACTCACACCCCCTCCGCGGAGATCGAGGGGATGCGAGTCGGCGTGCCGCATGAGTTCTTCGGCGAAGGCGTCGACCCCGCCGTCGGGAAGACCGTCAGGGCGGCGATCGACAGGTTCGCCGAACTCGGCGCCGAGATCGTCGAGTGCTCCATGCCGAGCATGAAGTACGCCCTCGCGGCCTACTATGTCACCTGCACGAGCGAAGCATCCTCGAACCTCGCCAGGTTCGACGGCGTCAGGTACGGCCCTGAAAACGACATCATCCCCTCCTGGCACGAGTCGTACCAGGAGCACCGCAAGACACACTTCGGCAAGGAGGTGCGCCGCCGGATCATGCTCGGCACCTTCGCCCTCTCTGCCGGGTACTACGGGAAATACTATGCGAAGGCCCAGGCGGCACGCAAAAACGTCCGCGACGACTTCGCCCGCCTCTTCGCCGACGTGGACGTCGTCGCCGGCCCGACCATGCCGACGACCGCCTTCGGACTCGGCGAGAAGACCGACCCCCTCTCCATGTACCTCGCCGACATCCTCACCGTGCCGGCAAACCTCGCCGGCGTCCCGGCGATCTCGGTCCCCTGCGGCACCGTGGAGGGCCTGCCCGTCGGGCTGCAGCTCATCGGCAGACACTGCGAGGAGGAGCGGATCATCGACGCCGCCCGTGCCTACGAGGAGGTGAGGGCATGAGCGACACGACAGACGTGATCATCGGGCTCGAAATCCACTGCCAGTTGAACACGAAGACGAAGCTCTTCTGCGGGTGCTCGACCGACTACAAGAACGACGGCCCGAACACCCATGTCTGCCCCATCTGCCTCGGCCTGCCCGGCGCGATGCCGATGATCAACAAAAAGGCCGTCGAGTACGGCCTGAAGGTCGCTCGCGCCCTCAACCTGGAGATCCCCGAGGAAGGAGAGTTCTCACGGAAGAACTACTTCTACCCCGACCTCCCGAAGGGCTACCAGATCACGATGTACGACAGGCCCCTCGCGGTGAAGGGCTACCTCGAGATCGAGGACGACAACGGCATCGACAAGAAGATCGAGATCACCAGGATCCACCTGGAAGAGGACCCGGGCAAACTCGTCCATGTCGGCGGCACCGCCCGCGCCCATTACACCCTCGTCGACTACAACAGG
Proteins encoded in this window:
- the gatA gene encoding Asp-tRNA(Asn)/Glu-tRNA(Gln) amidotransferase subunit GatA, with protein sequence MGKITFDADDRWNAFIAICREAEHGDGPLAGVPVAVKDNISTAGIQTTCGSAILKGYVPPYDAYVVERLKAAGAAIVGKTNMDEFGMGTTTESSAFGPTTNPVDTARVPGGSSGGSAAAVAAGMVDMALGTDTGGSIRCPAAFCGIVGLKPTYGRTSRYGLIAYANSLEGIGPMGRTVDDVSRLFAAIAGHDPRDATSLDRPYTHTPSAEIEGMRVGVPHEFFGEGVDPAVGKTVRAAIDRFAELGAEIVECSMPSMKYALAAYYVTCTSEASSNLARFDGVRYGPENDIIPSWHESYQEHRKTHFGKEVRRRIMLGTFALSAGYYGKYYAKAQAARKNVRDDFARLFADVDVVAGPTMPTTAFGLGEKTDPLSMYLADILTVPANLAGVPAISVPCGTVEGLPVGLQLIGRHCEEERIIDAARAYEEVRA